The DNA window CACTGCCGCGCGTACCTGGTCAAAGGCCACTTTAATTTTTTCTTTGAAAATATAGGTACTCAATAGTAATAAAGGTAACAAAGACAAACTTACCAAAGTAAGTTGCCAGTGGGTGTAAAACATTACACCTAAAATAGCAAAAATGAGTAGTACATCGGCAAGTAGTGAGGCAATGCCCTGCGAGAATACATTAGAAAGTGTTTCAATATCTGATACGTTGCGGGTAACCAAACGCCCAATGGGGGTATTGTCATAAAACTTTAAGCGCAAGCGTAAAATATGTTGGTAAAGTTGCACCCTGATGTCTTTGATGACGGTTTGTCCAAGCCAGTTAGACAGGTAAGTGTGGGCGTACATTAAAAATGCCTCAAAAGTAAGAATGACTACCATGAGTATAGAAATGTTCACCAAGCCGGGGTAGTCACCTGTTACTATGTAGTTGTCTACCGCAAACTGAATGAGCAATGGTCGGGATGGACCAAATACTGCCGTGAGTACAGTAAGGAAGATTAATAAGTAAAAATATTTTTTATAAGCCCCAATAAAATCAAAAAGTCGTCTGAATGTTTTCCAATCCAATATTTTTTTTGACTCTGCTTTTTCTTTGTCTGCCATTTTATTTATTCAATGGTTAAATTGTTGAGAGCTATGCCCGAAATTCCGTTTTTCGCGAGTTTGTATTCTCCAATTGTTTTTATGAATTGCCAAAAACCGGGAGCAATTAATTTAAATATAAGGGTACTCTACTTTTGCCAAAAACAGCCCTTGAGCCGGTACCGACCAACCTGCCTGTTTGCGGTCTTTGTTTAATATAATTTGTTCAAACTCTTCAAGCGTTATTTTGCCCGAACCTACATTGAGCATAGTACCTGTAATTGCCCTCACCATTCCTCGCAAAAAGCGGTTTGCCTGAATATAAAACACTAACAAATTTACGTTGTAGGAAGTTTCTTTTTGCCAATAAGCTTGCTGAATATTGCAAAGATAGTGGTTTACATCTGTGTGCACTTTGCTAAAGCACTGAAAGTCTTCATGCTTTAACATGATTTGGGCAGCTTTGTTCATCAAGTCTATATCAAATCGGTGGAAATTGTAATAGCTTACCCCTCTCAGAAAAGGTGTTTTTTCTTGATTGATGCGGTACATATAATGCCTTTGCGTAGCGTCAAAACGGGTGTGTGCTTCTTCGTGTACATTGATCACTCGTTTGATAGAAATGTCTTCAGGTAGTATACCGTTCATTTTCTTGGCGAAAACCTCTCCATCAAGCGTTTGTTCGGTGTCGAAATGGGCATATTGCTGAATGGCATGTACTCCGGCATCGGTGCGCCCACTGCCTAAAATATCGGTGGGTTGCCTTAACAAAACACTTAGAGCATTTTGAATTTCGGCTTGCACCGAATGGGCGTTTTTTTGAATTTGCCAACCATGGTATTGGGTGCCACTATAGGCAAGTTCCAGAAAGTATCTCAATGAATGTTAAAAATTAGCAAGTCAACCATTTTTTAGTTTAAGTGATCTGGAAAAAATAAGATGTGCCAATTCAAGAAAATATATTGTTCTCAGACGATTCAAAAAAAACGGTGCATAGCCAAAGATATGAAACTTTTTTTTTGAGAAGAATGAGGGCAATAGATACACTTTAATGGCTCAAATTATTTATGAAAGATCACTAAGTAAGTAGCAGCAAGCAGTGAGTTATATTTTAACTCTGTCTTAGTACTTATTCAGGCAAAACTATACTTTAGGATAAACACAATCAATATTACCTTTTGGGGTATTCTTATCTATTGTGGCGAAAGTAGTAATTTTTTTTGTGAAACGTTTAGGATGCTCTTATAGTATAATTATCTTATTGCCAGCAACTTAAACATACTTGTAGCTACTTATAATTGACAAAGTTAAAAAAACTGCAATGATTGCCTGAAAATAAATTAGTAAATTACGTTTTCTCGATTTTTTATATAAATAGCATTAGTACCCTTACCCTCTATTGACTATTGGTCATATTTATTTTATTATGAGATATAAAAAATAATTATTTATTTAACTTGGTAAGTTGAGCATAATAACTTGTTTAAATAATGAATAGTTTTTTGTGTTAAATAAGTAAGCTCGACTTTAGTCATTTATGCAAACAAATATGAGCCTAATGCCTATAAAAAAGCCTTTTTTAATTTTTAATGTTCATATAGTTTAGTATGACATCTAAAAATTAAATTTTGACCCAAGAACAACAAGCAGAGCTGACTTACTTTAGACTCAAGTAGGTCTTTGTTTACTTACTAATGTTTTCAAAATAAAGCATTTACTAATTCAATCTAAACCTTCATCAGCTAAAGAGTTTATTCCCGTAAAGTAGAGGTGAGTCAATGAAAGATCATTTGCTTGATTAAATTTATTCAGAAGGCATTTAAAAGACTATGAAAAAAACACAGGTAGTGCCGAAGTTTGGGTTTTATAG is part of the Microscilla marina ATCC 23134 genome and encodes:
- the truA gene encoding tRNA pseudouridine(38-40) synthase TruA translates to MRYFLELAYSGTQYHGWQIQKNAHSVQAEIQNALSVLLRQPTDILGSGRTDAGVHAIQQYAHFDTEQTLDGEVFAKKMNGILPEDISIKRVINVHEEAHTRFDATQRHYMYRINQEKTPFLRGVSYYNFHRFDIDLMNKAAQIMLKHEDFQCFSKVHTDVNHYLCNIQQAYWQKETSYNVNLLVFYIQANRFLRGMVRAITGTMLNVGSGKITLEEFEQIILNKDRKQAGWSVPAQGLFLAKVEYPYI